TGGGGGCGTGGTCTGGATGCAGAGGGCAGCATTGGGCATGAGGCCCAGGGAGCGCAGGGAGCAGGCCAACTCCGCCTCCCCAAAGCGTTTCCGGGGAAacccctggaggagagagaaggaagccaGGGAGGGGTGGCGCCCAGAGATGTGCTCCACCACACTGCGCAGAGGTGCGTCGGCTGGGAAGCGCTCCCTCATGGACTCCCCAGAGGGCAGTCGGATctacagggacacagagagagggtgaaacCTCCATTACATCATACCACCTCAATCTCCATCTAAACTAGGCTACACAATTCATGCACGCCTCTCCAATAAACCAATAGGGATGCTCTCAAGTCAACAATCAAGACGGAAGTCTACCTATGCAGCTAGGCATATGTAAACATTGCCAGAGGAGGAGGGTATAGCTTCACCATGAGGATGCAGTTGTGTTCCACACTGGTCTGGACCGTACCCCCCAGCCTCTGGCCTTCGCTGCTGCCTGGAGGGGACGTGGTCTCAGTAGGGGTGCTCGGCTGGGTCTTCTTCTCCTGCAAGCTTCTCCGGTCCTCTGCAATACGCTTCAGCACCAGCTCACGCTCCTGAgggaacaacacatacagtaacagtcaaaagtttagacacacctactcattcaagggtttttctttatttttactattttctacattgtagaataatagtgaagac
This is a stretch of genomic DNA from Salvelinus sp. IW2-2015 unplaced genomic scaffold, ASM291031v2 Un_scaffold12329, whole genome shotgun sequence. It encodes these proteins:
- the LOC112080159 gene encoding UBX domain-containing protein 1; this translates as ERELVLKRIAEDRRSLQEKKTQPSTPTETTSPPGSSEGQRLGGTVQTSVEHNCILMIRLPSGESMRERFPADAPLRSVVEHISGRHPSLASFSLLQGFPRKRFGEAELACSLRSLGLMPNAALCIQTTPPETPQDPPSPAAHLLLGQEEGVVPPPASPQPQIPVLEEGGMEDPALPPPLPHLLWEEAVGYAGIPGVGPPVTGPSHSWGRGQKLNPGDAEEAASSEDEEMPEGGGEPPFPFNGTAPSVWN